The genome window AGCTAATAAAGCAGCCTGATGCAGAGTAGTTTATATGTGaggaatgtgcatgtgtttcctGTCGACCGATTGATTTTGTCTGTGCATTTCATGGTCGTCTTGGCTTTTGTCTCAGATCTGTCTTGTGATTTTTAGTCCTGTGGCCAGTGTTGATTCTTCAAGGTGACTTTAGTTggagtgttttttatttgtacgTGTGGATTATAGCCATTCTTCTTCCATCTGTTTCTCGTCAGAGAATAATCGCCATCGATGCTACTTTGAGAATATATGTacatgacttttattttgtgacaAACCCCAACACTTATCCCGCAGAGttcaataaaatatatattttctgttttccccaACTTTGGTTATTGAATTTGCAGCATCAAGTCAAAGTGGGTTTATGTTTAAGTTTACAGCAGATGACAGAGGGACAAAAAGCTGAGTGAATACAAGTTAGTTGAGTGTGTGAATATAATTATTCAAAGACTAATGTCATGAactctgttttctgtgaaacCAAAGGCAGGATGTGTGCAGGTCCTTCCACCTTTATAAACATTAAAccttaaaagtcattaaaaggTCTTAAAGtcttaaacaaatattttatctaatgacatttcatttatttgtccttttaatttctttttgtcAAAACAAGAGAAAGTCCATGTTTCTAATGTTAGAAATCTTAAACCTGTCACTGAATCTAATGCCATCTTTTTACACTACACTTGTATTTACCTGATGGCAGAATATAGATGAACCTGATTCACATATtcaacatattcacacacatttctcactCCTATATAAAAACTGTATGGGATCAGGTGTTGTCTGTCGTCACCTGAGTAAGACAACAATGAATTGCCCAAAAAAGTTTTAGATCTggttaaaaatatctttaaaatctttaaatgtAATGCCTGTAAACATATATTAACACTTAATTTCACATTAACAGATAAGAAGAAAACGATGGTACTTTCGATTCGAATCATggtgaaaacagacagagtgtTCAGTTGGTTCATTCCCATTTAAttcttaaaacaaacagaggaacatATATAAAGAATAAAGCTGATAAATGTGTTGAAGCACAGATCAGAGATCAGTGGAAGGAGGCAGATACTTCGCCgtcctgcagacacacactgtatctgAGCTGCTcaggaaatgaaactgaaatttaaGGTGCAGACTTACAGTACCTGTGATCTGAGTTTCAGTATGAGTTGTTTTCACTCACCAGTAGAAACACAGATTTATACCATAGTTCTTAGTAAATAATGCAGCAGGTAATTAATGCAGGTCTTAAAAAACAGGGGTTTTAATCTCAgttaggtttttaaaaaataattctgAGGAGTCAGAGTAACAATAACTGTTAGACTTTGGTGTCTCTCACCTGAACTCAGGAATGCTGCTGGGTGACTTGCTGCAGGGAGGGACGGACGCACAGGTAGAGATCGTCGTCCTGGTGCAGTCAAAGTCTTTTCttcatcacatcacagcagTTATGGTTTCCAGAGCCTTGTCcggtcttgtgtgtgttttcggtGTGATCCTGCTCCCGGCCGTGTGGGGTGAGTTTTTCGTTTTGTGTTCGTTCAGCAGGTCTACACCGTTCAGGACTTGCTCGGTCATGTGTCACAAAGTGAAACCAAGTCAAGGCAGGACATGTTATTCAAGACTCAGGTCAAACACTTTCATGATTGCAACTCTGACTTTGTTTTATGTCTTACAGCTGCTTTCTGCAGCAGCCACTGGGACGACAACGGTCACCACCATGAGTCCTTCCAGTGTGGCACAATGCACTGCTGTGGAGGATGCAACAAAAAGTACTGCTGCTCCGAACAGGAAAACTATCTGAGTCAAGAAGACTGTCCTGAAAGAGAGTGTGTTCCTTTCTCCGTCATATACAGATTTACcgaatttttctttttaaatttaatcaTGCTTCTAAAACGTCATGTTTCCTGTGTCTTTTCCTCCTGGTCCAGCAATACCAAACACATATCTCTTCCAGCTGTGGGAGGCATCGTGTCTGTTTTCCCCGTCGTCTTCTGTGTGGCTCTGGTCGTCTGCTTTGTGTGTCCCTGCTGCATGCTTCACCAGAGGTGTTGTAAAAGACGCCGGCGACACCAACAGAGTACGACTCCAGATCAGTTTGTGCAGGAAAGTATATTAAAGCTTAATAACGCTCTGACTGTGCAGGTGAAACTGAATCTGTGACTTTACCCACAGTCGTGATAAACCCCACCGACGTGCCCCTGCAGACGGGCTCTCCCTCTGGGTACCAGCTGTTCTACCTGGGCTACCAGCCTGTTCCTGTCCAGCATGGACGTGGAGGTCAACCTGTACCCACAGCACCTCCACCCTCATACATGGAAGCAAGTGAGTTCTGGTTAAAGGACAAGTGTTAGCAAATAACAGGATTACTGTGACTGTGACGTTTACATCAACCTtaatatttgtttctgtgttttcagtgggtCCAGCTCTCTTTCCAGGGTCAGTTCTCTCCTGGGTCAGTTCTCTGTGGGTCAGCCGATGTACCCCCTCCAGCTTCCTGGTCAGCCTTATGGACTTCCACTGTCTGAACTGGAACATCCTCCGTACAACCCGTCCTATGGTCCAAACTTCTGAACAGATAAAAACGCTGCTCGGTGACTGCACCACCTTTCTGATGGGAGTGTGTGAGCGAGTGTGTGGAGCAGGTTAAACAGCAGAGATgtcaaattaaatacatttggtTAAATCTATAATTTTACAGTAATGTGTCCTAATTTCAACTAAAACTACCAGAAATCTTATTGTatctttttaagtttaaaagCTTTATGAATAATAACTTCAGTAACAGACACAACAAGGAAGGTgattccaaaataaaacaggaaataacacaaGTCCAGGGAGTCTCACGGGGACACAACATTTATGATCCAGATTCATTCATATTCTCTGAACAAACACTAGAATCAGTCAcagtttatgttttaataaactCAAGCTGCCACTAGAGGTCGCCTCTGCCTCACATCTGTGCacaacaagctgctgctgcacagtgtgtgtcaggtgagTGTGTTCTACCTGCCTGATGTTTATTAAAGAGGTGGATACTCTGTTGGATTATTAAAACTGATGTTTCATCCTGAGCCTGTTTCAGTTCTGTGGCTGTTACAGTCATAACACGAGGCTGAACGATACATTTGCAAATAACTGCGACATAACAGCAGGAAAAATGACTCTGTTCTGtcccagagagacagaggcagtgaacacaacaccaCATATAACATGATGCACTTCTACTATTCTGACCCACGATGTTGTAACTGAATATTACAGTGTGTCCCTCCGTgcagcatcctcctcctctgggatCGTGTGTGGTTAAATATCCAGAGTGGGCGTGCTTGCATTTAATCCCGTAATAACCGCCACTCCCTCTGATAGCATCCTGCTCTCTCCATTAATCAATACAGTAATAGTGCTGACTGCAGCTATCTCAGGATAAAACGGGAGCGATGACCCTGTCATATGTGCCGCTGCCTGCCGTCTAAAATAAGCTCTCTCCTTGAAGTGTGGCTCAAACTGCTAATGAGCGCTGGTGTAAAGATGGCAGAGTCATGGACAGATCTTTACAGCCGGCCTTCactgtttccctcctctcccctctgactgtgctctcctctgtctgaaGGCATTCTTGTCTGGCCTCCTGCCCGAGCTGCCATTAAGATGTGTTCAGCATTTTCTCCTCATCCCACAccattcctctcctctttttttatctttttcctCCGCTCTGTGGTATTTATATCTCAGCGTGTAGATAATGGACAGAGAGCACGCTGTGTTACTGGTCTGAACCCGGTCTGTGGATCAGGTCTTAGATGATTATTCTGGACTTGTGTGTGGGAGTTCTTCAGGCCAAGATGCTCCAAACAGATACAGACTGGATGAACTCTGCTACAtcggaaacacaaacatctttatttatgtttggatatttttaaatctgctgagataaaacattcatattttcacattttcacatcatttccATCAGTAAAGATAAAGACTGAACGTGCTGATGCTTGGCTTCATGGagagcagtgtttgtttttttaaagtttgatattcatggtcctcagaggatttGGTGGAggtttaatgctaattagcatgctaacactttaAAGTAAGATGCTGAACCAGgtgaacattatacctgctaaatatCAGCACGTTAGCATCGTCATTGTGAGCGTGTTAGAGGCTACAGTCAGTCTGTCAAGTTGTGCTgaatgctaacatcaacatgctaactGTTGTTATGTGCAAAGTGAGAAGTCACTGTCAGAATTAGTGGATCAACATGTCCTGAGTCAGGAAGTGGAAGctcctcagctgtgtgtgtttttaatcccacctcagtgcagcagagggcagagagTGTTTGACACCAGAAGCTGCTCCATGATGTCAGTCAGAGATCACATGAGACGGATTCAACCTGTCCCTCCAGGAACCTGGTGCAGACTCTGATGATAGAGACGCTAATCTGAGGTCAGGTTTAATCCTCCCTCATGTGCAGGTTTAATGTGCAGGCTAAAATCTCAGCTGGATTTACAGGTTTCAAGTCACACCGGTGTTAAAACCCAAACGTCTTActctgatgaaaacaaacatggacgCTGTAATTTAagatttctgtttcatttctgatGGACTTGTCGTCTCGGCTCCAGCAGGTTCTGGATTAGCTGGCCTTTGTGAAAACCCCGTTTCACCTGTTTGTGTCGACTGCTGCGTGTGAGGTTTATTGTGTGGAACAGTTGAGGTGACTCTCTGACAGCTGCACAGACTCAGGAGGAACAGAAATCAGCTGGTTAAAGCAGAGCAGCTGTGCATGTGGAGACAGTGGACAGAGCCTCTGTCATCTGAGCTAAGAGCGGAGAGTTCAACGCGCACGAATTCTGTTTGATTTACTTCACTGTAATCTGGTCATTTTCCTGATTATGTCCGTGTTGCCCTCGCTCTGTCACAGCTCATacattcctcctgtttctccgTCTTTTCAGAGGAGCTAAAGGTCTGTAATAAAGCTTCCTGGGTCACTGTGCACATTtcagctcctcctgtctccCTCATTCATTCCACCACAAGTCAGATGTCAGGCCTTTCAAGCTCAGCGTCCTCGAGTGGAGCAACCTGTACGTTTAGACTCAGTCGCTTTTTAACCTCTCCTCAGATCCACGAGCACCTGCAGCAACGAGCGTCCACAGAAGGAGGCAGTTTGGACCGTGTGAACTCCGACAGATGAAACAGTCTGCTgtctcctcaccctctctctcctctattcAATAGACTCCAAGTATCTTGACAACCTTGCCTGGTATTTTGGCAGCAGTCCCCTGAGTGTTGATGTCAGctgagagggggggggggtaggaGGGActgaaagagaggggggaggagggaggagtgagCGGGCTATTCAAGGCActtgtcctctgtctccctctgagCATAGAGGAGGGGGAGGCGCACATGCATTCAGAGAAACACAGTGGTAGCGGCCACATTTCCACAGCCTGCTCCTCAGACTGACAGCAGCAAACGGAGCTGAGAGCACGACAGAGCGAGGGAGgtagagaaagaggagagggaagaagaggagactTACACTGgatttgtcctcttttttttttcctccttcagccGTGAAAGGAATCTCCCCCGTGCTCTTCTGGAGCTGAACTTGCTCTGCACCTCTGCTATGGCAGCCCCAGTGGGACATGGGAACACCGTCTCCCTCTCATCTCGCTCCTCTCATCGCTGGACtaccctcctcctctggctgctGTTGACCCTTTTCAGCCAGGCCCGGGGCTTCAACCTGGATACTACCCACACCCTGCACAAGTTTGGAGACCGTGGCACCTTTTTTGGTTTCTCTCTAGctcttcaccagcagctttCCCCGGAGCCTCAGAGCTGGTGAGTGGCTGAACTCAtcctgtgtgtcctgtgtgatTTTCACCTCACACCCCCAGTTTACATGTGTGATATCTTGTGTCTGCACCTGCTCCTCGACATACAACACAGAATGCTCCCTGTGCCATGAGTTGTGGCTGCTTCAGTCAGCGTTTCTGTGCTGCACCAGCCCCCAGATCTGCTAAATCATTGCTGCACTCATAACTCTTCACTGGGAGCAGGAGTTTTAGGTGTGTTTATGAGAGCCATGTACGGCGAGAGCAGCCTGAGCTCTGAGTTAATAGAAGATGATTTACAGTAAGTGGAGGGCGGATGGGAGCGGGCCCTGCTGAATCAGCTGGCAGACGGTGATTTCTGTAAAAGGGAGAAAATGGTTTTTAAGCGACTTTCCTGGATCAGGCCTTGATGGGACTGTGTTAGAGGAGATATTAAAGCGTcctgtagtgtgtgtgtctgcttcacCATGTGACTGTTTGTCCTCTGTTTgccagcagctgttttgatgCGTCTCTCAAGACTAAATTATAAAACACAAGTCTGCTTGTAAACCTTTGGAAGTCTTTACTGCACGACCATAAATAAGACGCGTCCTTAATTAACATCTCCTGAAGCTCTGTCACTAATACTGAAGGAAGACATTTCATTTGATCATGTGGTACAGAGAACTGTTTTGTAATATATCCACTACATTTTTCATCAGCCCACTGGTCTGTGAAGCGTTTTCCACTATAAATTCACGTGGCGTGATTGTAGCCATCGTATATACATTAAACACTCCCTTTTAACAGAGCAATGAGCATCAAGacacactgcagagacacaggtACAGGACTCTGACAAGTGTCAGTgctacagtgtaaaaatactgcagttaaagctgtgaaataagagttaaaactaaaatacttCCCCCTGTAATGAAGTAAAATAGGagtataaagtagcatgaaaCTGTGCCTGTGagtaaaacaaatgcaaactgACGAGTAACAAGTTACTTTACTACAGGTGCCTGTTTCAGAGCTCCATATTTAACCGTCAGCTCCTCAGTTTACCCGGGCTGCAGTCATACTGTCGCCTGGTAAGACCAGGGGGATGACATCAgctttcagacagacagacagacgtcaCCTCTCTGAAACCTGCATCATTCCTGgaacttattttaaaaagtgcctGTGAGGTTAAAGTATCTCTGTGCTGCATCAGAGCAGCTGATCAATAAACTGATGAACGTCCTGGAAGCAGAGTGAATAATCCTGCTGCCGGTCGGCTCTGACCTCACACCAGGAAACACTGAGGTCACGCTCAGAGTTCCTCACTTTCTTCTGGTCATTAAGATTTTTAACACTTTATTATCTCTCCTGGAAATAAACAATCAGATAGCTCAGTGTCCTTCTAAGTGTTTTAGCCTGCTCATTTgttctcttttatctctgtttttggtctccaccaggTCCTGAGAGAAATTTCTGGCTCTTTATCTGTTAAATGCTGCACTATGTTCACCAACTCTGTCTCtccagtaaaaacacagatatcCAGTCGCAGCTTTTCAGCCCTGACAACCTGATGTTGTCAAAATGTTCTGAGTTGATGTTGTTGCACTTTGAGTCGGAGAAATGTATTCACTTATCTTTCCTGTCTGAATAATACATTTCCATTAAGCGCTCTGACGGCGTCCTCTCTGTGTTAATGCAGCTCGGATCAGAGTTTAGTTTCCgagctgctctcctcctctgatgtcCTGTCATGAAGTCTTTTCCTGAAACTCACTGTAATCAGATGCTTTTgactcattttctctttgtgttgtgaAGTGTTAAGTTACTGTCGCCTGTGGCCGAGTCGCGTTGCTCTCATTGTGTGTTACGCTGGctgaaaataatatttctgcTTTGATGTGCTGAGTCATGATTGTATCACCTGTAACTGTAAAGTGGCGGTACACATCAGATTAGTCAGTGTCTTTGGTGTTGGAGTCTATCTGTGTTGTTGCCCCCTCCGAGCTGAACTTATGCTACTGTTGCTGGCAGACAGAGGATGAGATGAGAGGGTATTTGAGTCTGAGTTATGTGTGGGTCTGCTATTTGTATTGCTATGAGAAGTGTTTCCATGAATAGTTCAGGAAGCCCCCTGAGCCTGATCCCACCACtgccactctgctgctgcaggtttgCTCTCTGGGCTGTGGTAAATCTgccaaacaacaacaggaaaacacaccaGAGTCCACTGCAGAATAAACCTGTGATATGATCCATTTTAAGATATCTAAGGAGAGCAGGTTGTGTGCAGTAGATTAAGTGCATGTTGCACCAAGTCTCCGTACAGGAAGTGGTCTTAGTTcttctgatctgatctgttcGACCCAAGAACTCTGCAAACTGGGAGGAGTAAAACCAGCAGCTGTTAGCAGGTGGGTTACGACTGATAAGAGGTCTGACTTTGACCttattcttgtttttaatttcctgctcctgctccttgAAACATCTGAGCAGCGAGCAGAGTGAGCAGAGTGAGCAGAGGGATGGATTTTGGTTTGCTTTAATTGATTTCTTTAAGCAGAAATAaaaggcacagtggtgcttttaATGTCATCAAAGTTCAGAGAGGACATCAACGTCTTCACCAGATTTTATTGTAATTCCTCTGAATGTTGTCAAGACTCTAAAGTGAGTTCAACAAAGTCAGTTAGATGACGCCTCTCTGCCGCTCTGCTACTGTGGCTAAAAACTCTCAGTCTATATTAAGGAGAAGCTGATTCTACAACCTTCATCAATATACTTAGAGCAGACCTGTGACCTGCATATATCACTGTTTAGATTAAATCACAGTGTATTTAACATGCGTTCTCTGCCTCATGATTTAATGTAAAGGCCTTTTCTGTTTTAGACGAAGGTGGGGGAAGGCAGCTCTGCCACAAATCATCTGttattgtttctgtctgtgtggccTTCAAAGACACGGATCGTGCTTTATCTCCACTCTGACCTGATTGTTTCCCccctttttgtctttgattcATGGAagtaatttccttttttttgtgcCAATGACTTCTTTGTGTATCGGTCTGTTTTGGCTGCAGCGTGACAAACGTCATTGACTCTTATTTACCACACTGTTGATTCAGTAGACCCAGAATTAGCCAAGCTGCATTTCTGTCATTTAGAAAGTAGAAAGTCTCAGGTTGCAGTGGTTCATGTTTACTGTGGAGCTGCTTTGGTGCCTTTCTGAGCAGGAGGACTCAGCGAGGCCACAGGTAGCCGATATAATCCCAGACATCTAGTCTGGAGTTCGGTTTCACTGGCTGAGTAAGAATGTAAAACAGAGCTTTCTGAAGCTGAACAAATCCTCTCACTGAGCTGGAGGCTCGATGAACActgcttaaaaaacaaagagtggTGCGTGGAAGTCTTTTTTTGGACGACCTCCAAGAGGTTACAGAGATAACAacacaaaagataaaacacacaggacTGTTAAGGA of Lates calcarifer isolate ASB-BC8 linkage group LG12, TLL_Latcal_v3, whole genome shotgun sequence contains these proteins:
- the LOC108891053 gene encoding protein shisa-5, whose protein sequence is MLLGDLLQGGTDAQVEIVVLVQSKSFLHHITAVMVSRALSGLVCVFGVILLPAVWAAFCSSHWDDNGHHHESFQCGTMHCCGGCNKKYCCSEQENYLSQEDCPERDNTKHISLPAVGGIVSVFPVVFCVALVVCFVCPCCMLHQRCCKRRRRHQQIVINPTDVPLQTGSPSGYQLFYLGYQPVPVQHGRGGQPVPTAPPPSYMEAMGPALFPGSVLSWVSSLWVSRCTPSSFLVSLMDFHCLNWNILRTTRPMVQTSEQIKTLLGDCTTFLMGVCERVCGAG